One window from the genome of Candidatus Firestonebacteria bacterium RIFOXYD2_FULL_39_29 encodes:
- a CDS encoding bifunctional ornithine acetyltransferase/N-acetylglutamate synthase: MNLKVKGFRSAALHSGVKKNPLKKDLAVIYSEIPAVSSAVFTKNKVKAAPVLLSMKNSKKGLINAVVVNSGNANACTGKQGMKDALAMAEKTALMTASDKNEVLVCSTGVIGVKMPIEKILDGIETAGYSLREDTLLEAAEAIMTTDTFRKTAFINFKAGGKNCSIFGMTKGSGMIHPDMATMLCFILTDLSVSKKMLDLAFKELNGLTFNSITVDGDTSTNDTAVILANGMAGNKPVISAGKDYKAFYKALNTVMLDLAKKIVKDGEGSTKFIEVRVLNAKTKKEALQCAKAIAGSSLFKTAIYGGDPNWGRILSAVGNSGVNFKEEKTDISFDNMFIAKKGIEIKFNEKKAHQILMKKEILITVNLNYGKESATAYTCDLTEGYIKINAHYRT; this comes from the coding sequence ATGAATTTAAAAGTAAAAGGTTTTCGTTCTGCAGCTTTACATTCCGGGGTCAAAAAAAATCCGTTAAAAAAAGACCTTGCGGTCATTTATTCGGAGATCCCTGCCGTCTCTTCAGCGGTCTTTACTAAAAATAAAGTCAAAGCGGCACCTGTCCTTCTTTCCATGAAAAACTCAAAGAAAGGCCTGATAAATGCGGTTGTAGTAAATAGCGGGAACGCAAATGCCTGCACGGGAAAGCAGGGGATGAAAGATGCCCTGGCCATGGCTGAGAAAACGGCTTTAATGACGGCTTCAGATAAAAATGAAGTGCTGGTATGTTCCACCGGGGTTATCGGCGTAAAAATGCCCATAGAAAAAATACTCGACGGAATTGAAACAGCCGGTTATTCTCTCCGCGAAGATACACTTCTTGAAGCGGCAGAAGCTATCATGACTACCGATACATTTAGAAAAACCGCTTTCATTAATTTTAAAGCCGGCGGGAAAAACTGCTCTATTTTTGGAATGACAAAGGGTTCCGGGATGATACATCCTGATATGGCGACAATGCTCTGTTTTATTCTTACAGATCTGTCGGTATCAAAGAAAATGCTGGACCTGGCCTTTAAAGAGCTTAACGGACTGACGTTTAATTCCATAACAGTTGACGGTGACACAAGTACTAATGACACAGCGGTAATTCTTGCAAACGGTATGGCAGGCAATAAGCCGGTAATATCCGCCGGTAAAGATTATAAGGCGTTCTATAAAGCCTTGAATACGGTAATGCTGGATCTGGCAAAGAAGATAGTCAAAGACGGTGAGGGCTCGACGAAGTTTATAGAGGTCCGTGTTTTAAATGCTAAAACAAAGAAAGAAGCGCTACAGTGCGCCAAGGCTATAGCCGGCTCAAGCCTTTTTAAAACCGCCATATACGGCGGCGACCCGAATTGGGGCCGTATCTTATCTGCCGTCGGCAATTCCGGCGTAAATTTTAAAGAAGAAAAAACTGACATCTCATTTGATAACATGTTTATAGCCAAGAAAGGCATAGAAATAAAATTTAACGAAAAAAAAGCCCACCAAATACTTATGAAAAAAGAGATCCTTATCACCGTAAACCTAAATTACGGCAAAGAATCTGCAACCGCCTACACCTGTGATCTGACCGAAGGATATATCAAAATAAACGCGCATTATAGGACGTGA